In the genome of Bordetella avium, the window CCACCGTATCCACGCGCACCGCTTCGACACCCATGCCGCGGGCCAGACTGACCCAGTCCAGCTTGGGATCGACCAGGTCCAGCATGCGCTGCGCATTGCGGCCCGGCTCTTGCACTCCGACGTTGCGCATCTCGCCATGCAGCGTCTGATAGCTGTTGTTGGCATAGACAATGGTCAGGCAGTTCAGACGCTCCCGCGCCTGCGTCCAGAGCGCCTGCACGGTATACATGCCGCTGCCGTCGGCTTGCATGGTGACGACTTTGCGATCCGGGCAGGCGACGGCGGCGCCTGCGGCCATGGGAATACCGATACCGATAGCACCGCCTGTCAGTTGGAGCCAATCGTGCGGGGCGGCATTGATGCTGTGCGAGCCGATTTCGCGGCCCTGGGTAATAGACTCATCGACCACAATGGCGTTTTCGGGCAGATGACGCATCGTGAGCAGATTGACGGCGGCGCTGGTGAGCTTGCCCGAGGTGGGCAGGGCTTCGGTCCAGCCCGGCGCGGCCAGTTGCGGCGCATCCGGCTTGATGCCCAGCTCTTCGGCCAGCCATTCCAGCGCATGCGCCAGATCCTGCTCCTGAGTGGCCAGGGTGACGGTATGGCAACCCTCGGGGGCCAGCAGGCTGGGCTTGCCGGGGTAGGCAAAGAAAGCCACCGGCGAACGCGAACCCACCAACACCAGATTGCGCACATCTTTTAGAAATTCCAGCGCCATATCCACGGGATACGGCAAACGCTCGACCGGCGCACGGCCCAGGCCGCGCTCGATGCGTCGGTTAGACGTTTCGCTGGCCAGGCGCACACCCGTCGCTTGAGCAATGCGCGCCGCCGCGGCCAGCGCCCGGCCGCGCAAAGCATCGCCACCCAGCAGCAAGGTGGTGTTTTCTCCCGACCGGATGGCAGCGGCGGCGGCGCGCACCGCGTCGCCATCAGGACGCGCGGGGCCATCGAACGCGACCGGCCGGGGCGCGGGCGTGTTGTCGGGAAGGTCGGTCCAGGCGGCGTTGGCCGGCAGGAATAAGGTGGCGACCTGACCCGGCGCCTGACGGGCAGCGCGGATGGCCTCGCCCGTGCGGGCGGCGACCGAAGCGGCGTCCTCGATCCGCCCTACCCAATGCGACATCGGACGCGCAACGGCCTCGCCATCGCTGGTGAGCGGCGCGTCGTATTGCACATGATAGGTAGCGTGATCGCCCACCACGTTGACCATCGGGGTGCGAGCGCGGCGGGCATTGTGCAGATTGGCCAGGCCGTTGCCCAGACCGGGCCCCAGGTGCAACAAAGTCGCTGCGGGTTTGTCGGCCATGCGGGCATAGCCGTCGGCCGCCCCCGTTACCACGCCTTCGAACAGGCCCAGCACGCAACGCATGCGCGGCTTGCGGTCCAGTGCGGCGACAAAGTGCATTTCCGAGGTGCCAGGGTTGGCAAAGCAAACGTCGATGTCATTGACAAGCAGGGTATCGCAAAGGCTGTCGGCGCCGTTCATGGTTCAAGGTCACAGTCAAAGAAAAAGGGCGGGCAGGCCTAGCGCCTGCCCGGTTGCCGGACATGATAGGGACAGGCCGCAACGGCCGCTAGATCCATTTCGGCGCCCCGAGATGGAACCACTCGCAGCCGTCCGCGCGAACCCAGGGTTGTAGAGCGGGTCAGGCAGGACTGAGGATCTGCCCCAGAAAAGCCTGGGCTCTTTCACTTTGCGGCGCGGTAAAAAAACGCTGCGGCGGCGCGCTCTCGACGATGCGCCCCCCATCCATGAACACCACCCTGTCACCGACCTCGCGCGCAAAACCCATCTCATGCGTGACGCAGATCATGGTCATGCCTTCGCGCGCAAGTTCGACCATTGTTTCCAGCACTTCCTTGACCATTTCCGGGTCCAGCGCCGAGGTAGGCTCGTCAAACAACATGACTTTGGGCTGCATGCATAGCGCGCGCGCAATCGCCACGCGCTGTTTTTGCCCCCCCGACAACTGGCCGGGGAATTTATCGGCCAGTTGCGGGATACGCACGCGCTGCAAATACTGCATGGCGCGCGCCTCGGCCTCGGCGGGCGCTACGCGTTTGACGCGCATGGGCGCCAAGGTGCAGTTCTGCAATACGGTCAGATGCGGAAACAAGTTGAAGTGCTGGAACACCATGCCGACATCGGCGCGGATGCGCTCGATATTGGAGAGTTGCTCATTCAGTTCAATACCATTGACGACGATATCGCCCTGCTGATGCTCTTCCAGCCGGTTGATGAGACGGATAGTGGTGGACTTCCCGGAACCCGAGGGGCCGCAGAGAATCAGTTTTTCGCCGGCATGAACGTCCAGGGAGAGGTTGTCGATAACTTTGAAATCGCCATACCATTTGGAGACACCGCGCAGGCTGATAATGGGTTGGGCGCTCATGCTTCAGGCCTTGGTAATGTCATGGTTTTCGCCGGCGCCGTTCCAGTAGCCGGGCACGGCAAGCCGTTTTTCAGAGCGTCTGAACACCCAAGACAGCACGCTGCACATACAGAAATAGATGATGCCCACCATGGTGTAGACGGTCAGCGCCTGGAAGGTTGCGCCGGCCAGCATTTCACCGGCTCGCATCAACTCGTAGACACTGATGACGGCGACCAGCGAGGTTTCCTTGATCAGCACCAGCGTGTAGTTGCCCAAGGCAGGAAACACGGTGCGCAGCGCCTGGGGCAGCACAATGTCGCGCAGCCTGTGAAAACGCGACAGGCCCAGCGCCCGCGCCGCTTCGTATTGACCGGAATCCACAGACTGGATACCGCTGCGAAACAGCTCGGCGAGGTAGGCGCCAAAGTTCAGCGTGAGGCCTAGCACCCCTGCCGTGAAGCCCCCGATCACCACCCCCATTTCGGGCAGACCGTAGTAGATGTAGAACAGTTGCAGCAACAGGGGCGTACCGCGTATGACCTCGATGTAAAAGCGGGCGGCGCGTGAGAGCACCGCCGACTTGGATAAACGGCACAGACAGACGACCAAGCCTACCGCAACCGCTAAAAACGCCGAACAGAAGAAAAGCGCCAGCGTCCAGAGCGAGCCTTCGGCCAGCGGCGTCAAATACATCTTGAGGGTGGCGATATCCATCGTCATCTCCTGCGCTTATTGGCTCATCAGATCCGCCACACCCCACTTGCGCCCGATCTCGGCCATCTCGCCGTTTTGCTTCATCGTGGCGATGGCCGCGTTCACGGCGTCGAGGAGATCTTTATTCCCCTTCTCAACGGCCAGGCCCACCTGCCACTTCTTCTCGGGGTGATAGGTCGTGTCGAGCTTCACGCCCGGGATCTTGCGGGTCTGGATTTGATAGATGATGCTAGGCGGATCGACGATGCCAAGGTCGATGCGGCCGGCGCGCACATCGGCTAACAGCGTCGCATAGTCCTGGTAGGTCGTGACCTTGGTGCCTGGCATGTCCTTGATCATATTGAACTGCACGGAATCCACGAGCACCCCCACCCGCTGGCCTTTCATGTCGCCAAAGCGGGCATAGCTTTTCTTGCTCTTGTCGCTGACGACAATGCCCTCGCCCCATTCATACACGGGCGCGCTGAAGTCGATGACGCGCGCGCGCTCTTGCGTGATAAAGAGCGGCGCGGACATGACGTCGGCCCGGCCGGATGTCAGGGTGGGGATGAGGCCCGAAAACGGCACCTCGGATAGCTTCATGCTGACCTTCAGGTGTTGGGCCACGCCCTGCGCGACATCGACCATAATGCCTTCGAGCTGGTTGCTCGCCGGGTTCTTGAAACCATGCGGCGGCGCGGAGGCCGTGGTGATGACGTTCATGCTGCCCGCAGCTCGGATCTGCTCCAAGCTGCGCGCCTGTGACAGACCCGCCGAGCACAGCAGGCTGATGGCCAACAGACTGTTGATGATGCGTTTCATCGTTTTCCCCTTGCGGTTGTTATGGCCGGCCCATTTAGGCATGGCGCCGGATAGCGGCGACGGCCAATGCAAGAAACTCCTGCATCACGGTCGCAGCCAGAAAGGCCGTGGCGCCGCCGACATCCTGAGGCGGCGATACGGTGTTCACGTCGAATGCCACGAAGTTCAGGCCCGATAGGCGCCGCAGCAGGGCCAGACCCTCCTTCGCCGTCAACCCGCCCCATTCGGGCGTACACACACCCGGCGCACAAGAAGGGTCGAAAACGTCCATATCGAAACACAGATAGACCGGACGATCGCCGACGCGGCGCTTGATCTCGTCAAGCATCGCCACCTGGTCGCGGTCAAAATCATCGAAGGGAATCACGGTATAGCCGACCTCGCGGCTATACTCGACCACACCGCCCATAAAAGAGTTGCCGCGTGTGCCCACATGAAAGCTGGCGCTTACGTCCAGCAGGGTTTCTTCGGCGGCTCGGGTAAAGGTGCTTGCCGTGTTGTAGCCGGAAACCGGGTAAGTATCGGTATGCGCATCGAAATGCAGCACTACCAGACCGGGATGACGCCGTCCCACCGCCCGCAACTGCGGCAAGGTCACTGCCCCATCTCCACCCATCGTGACAGGAATGGCGCCAGCCTCCAGGATGCGATCCACCGCTGTCTCGATCACAGGATAGGAGCGCTCGGGGTCGCCAGGCCAACACACCACATTGCCCGCATCCACGGCCCGCAAGAACTGCGCGGGGTTCTCCACGCCCGCACGGCGAAACAAATCAAAAGGCCGCAATAGCCGCGACTGTTCGCGGATGGCGTCCGGCCCCTGGCGCGATCCGACACGAAAGGGATGGGTGCCGCAATCAAACGGAATGCCCAATACACAGACCCCTGGCGCTTCATCTTGCACCGACGGCGCAGGCAGGTCCATGAAACGACTCCCTGGCGCAAACACGGTGGTGTCCGCGAGCGCGAATTCCTTTTGCAGCACAAGCCCTCCCCCAAAGCGCCGTAGCGCCTGTTTGTTTAATCATATCGTCTACCGATATGGTCATGTCATTATTGAGCGATGAGAAAACAAACGGAATTAGGGAATTCCCCGGCGGAAAGCAGGCAAGGACAGCGGAAAGGCGATGCGACCGAGCGGCGCGGAACACGATAGCGGCAAGCAGGTTTGCGGCGACCGGCGACATGCGCGAGCGCCTCGAACAGCAGCAGGCCTACACCGTGGATTGTTGTGAAGATGGCGGCCAATGGCGGGCAGGCCTGCCGATCGGCGCCAAGGGCGCATACGTTGCGTGCGCAGCTATTTTTAGCAGGCGCCAGCGCGCCGCTCTACGGCCACTGCCCTGACTGCTAAGCCTGAGTGGGCTGACATCCGCGGCCCCGCCTGCGGCCTGGCTTAAGCGCCTAGACCGGCGCTTCCATCATGTAAAAGGGCTGGGTCAGGCCGATGGTGCGCGACGCACTGATGGCATGCGCGGTCTCGACCACTTGCGGGCCGAAAACCGCCTGCGCCTCTTCGAAAGACCAACGGCTGGCTGGCACGGAAACATTGATCGCCCCCACCGGCGTACCCATCGGATCGAGGATCGGGGCGCTGACGGTGATGTCGCCCGGATAGAACTCGCTATTCGAACGCGCATAGCCATGCTGGCGGGCATAGGCCACCTCAGCCATCAGGGCGTCCAGGTCGGTGATGCTGTTGGCGGTATGGGCGCGGCGTTCGCAGGCCGCCATGAGCGCACGGGCACGATCCTCGTCCAGACGGGACAGCACCGCCCGGCCGGCGGCCGTGCAGTAAATCGGCAAGCGCTTGCCAACCGGCATGTGAACAAACATCTGCTTGTGCGTGGCAAAGCGCGCCACGTACACCATATCCAGACCATCGGGCTCAGCCAGGCTGCAGGTTTCTTCGCTGCTGCGATTAAGCAGATGCAGAAAAGGATTGCCGCCCAACACCAGGGCGCTGGTTTGCGCATAGCGCATGCCCAGCTCCAGCGAACGCGGCGACAGCGAGAATTTCTTGGTTTGCGGATGCTTGCGCAAATAGCCCAAAACCCAGAGCGTATGAGCAAAGCGCTGTACGGCGCTTTTAGACAGGCCCGTGGCCTCGGCCAACTCAGGCAGGGTTAATGCAGGACGGCCCTCACTGAAAGCAGATAGCAGCGAGATGCCTCGCGCCAGCGCGGCGACGTAAAGAGGAGAATCCTCAGCAGATGCGGACATAAGGGCACTCAGATCAGGGTGCGCATAGCGTACCGCAATCCGAACTATCCATATCGCTCACCGATGCAAATTATTTCGCACAGAGGGACCAGGCCGCTATCTTGCACGCAGCGGCACGCACGGCGGATTACGGTGTTTTGCCTTCGGCCAGGCCCGAGGTATCGAGGCTGAAGGCAGCGGCTGCGCGGCCGATACGATCGTTGACGGCATCCCAGGCCGCGTCGGTTGGCGGGGCTTCGACCCAGATACGTTCGTAGCCCTGCGCATCCAGCTCACGCAAGGTGGCGTACAGCGCCTGGGCGTAACGCGCCGGATCTGCCGGCACCCGATGCCAGATCAGCCCGTCGCCTTCCTGCGGCGGCCAGCTATAGGCCACCAGCGCAATGCGGCCATGGATTTTGCCAAGCGGACGAGAGGCCCTGTCCACCAGTTCCAGCGGGGTGCGGGGCGCATAATGCGCCTTTAAGGTGCCCGAAGCGCGCGGCGCGGCTGCATCAGGACGGCGCACCGCCACGCCAAGCACCTGGGCGATTTGTTCGGCGCTGATGTGCCCCGGGCGCAGCAGCACCGGCCCCATGCCCTGATCCAGGCGGGAAAGATCGAGAATCGTGGATTCGATACCCACCTCGGATGCGCCGCCGTCGAGCACCGGCATGCCGGCCGCCACTTCACGCGGAAATTCACTGCGGACATGAGCGGCCAGTGTGGGGGAAACATGGCCAAAGGTATTGGCGGACGGCGCAGCTACGCCGCCCTGCCCGCCCGGCTTTTGCGCGGCGAAGGCCGCCAGCAAGGCCTGCGCGACGGGGTGAGAAGGACAGCGGATGCCAATGCTGTCCTGCCCGCCGCTGACGGCCTCGCCCACACCAGGGCGGCGCTTGAGAATCAGCGTCAAGGGACCGGGCCAGAAAGCCTCGATCAGTTTGCTGGCTTCGGGCGGCACTTCGCTGGCCCAATAACCGGGATCGCCCTGCGGAGCGATATGCACGATGACAGGATGATTGGCCGGCCGGCCTTTAGCGGCATAAATGCCGGCTACGGCCTGAGCGTTCTCAGCGTCAGCGCCCAAGCCGTAAACCGTTTCCGTAGGAAAGGCGACGAGACCGCCTTCGAGCAGCCGCCGCGCGGCAGCCTGGATTTGCGCATCACTCATGATCGGGATCGGGCAGACCCAGCGCCTGCGCCACGCGGGCGGCGCCGCGCCGCGCCTCATCCAGGGTGGCGCCAACGATATTCACATGACCCATCTTGCGGCCATGCCGCGCGTCGCGCTTGCCGTAAAGATGCAACTTGGCCGCGTCCACCGACAGCGCCGCACTCCAGTCGGGCTCGCGCTGGGTTTCGCCCTCGAACCAAAGGTCGCCCAGCAGATTGAGCATGACGACCGGCGCCATGAGATCCGCACTGCCCAAGGGCAGGCCGGCCATGACCCGCGCCTGCTGCTCAAACTGGCTGGTGACACAGGCATCCATGCTGTAGTGACCGCTGTTATGCGGGCGCGGCGCGATCTCATTGACCACCAAACTGCCATCTCGCAGCACGAAAAACTCTACGCACAGCACGCCGTGATAGTCCAGGCCGCGAGCAATGGCCTGGGCCGCCGCGCGCGCCTGCGCTTGCAGGGCCGAACCCTCATCCTGGCCCACCGTCGAAACGGCCAGAATGCCATCGCGATGCACATTGCGGGCAATGGGAAAAACCACGCTGGCGCCATCGACGGCCCGCGCGATCACCACAGAAATTTCATGGTCCAGCGGCAGCAAAGCCTCCAGCACACAAGGCACGCCGCCGAACTCGGTAAAAGCCGCCAGGGCCTCTTGGCGATTGGCGACGCGGGCCTGCCCCTTGCCGTCATAACCCAGGCGCGCCACCTTGAGAATGCCAGGGAACAGCGTGTCGGGCGCCGCAACCAGGTCCGCCTCGGCGCCCACGGCGGCATGGGGAGCGACCGGAATCCCCTGCGCCGCGATAAAGCGCTTTTCGGCAATGCGGTCCTGCACCACGGCGACCGCGTCGCCAGAGGGTGTGACGCGGCATTGCGCAGCCAGCGCACGCAGGCTGTCGGCCGGCACGTTCTCGAACTCCGTCGTCACCGCCGCGCAGCGCTGCGCCAGCGCCTGAAGTCCTTGCGGATCATCGTAGGCGGCACGAATGTGCAGGTCGGCTACCATGCCGGCCGGGCACTCCTCGGCCGGGTCCAGCACCGCCACGCGGTAGCCCAGGCTTTGCGCGGCATGGCAAAACATGCGGCCCAATTGGCCTCCGCCCAGCAGGCCCAGCCAGGCGCCGGGAGCGACAAAGAGTTCGGATCGAGATTGCGACATGGTCAGGCCCGCCAGGGGCGGGAAAAACTGGGCGCTATGAAAGCGCCACGATCAAAAAAAGCCGGCAAGGCCGCAAAAGCGCAGGCCGGCGCGTCATCAGACAGGCAAGGTCATATTGCGCGCGGCCTCGGTCTGGCTGGCGCGAAAGGCAAGCAATTTGGCATGCAGCGCATCATCGGTCGTCGCGAGCGTGGCGATGGCGTGCAGCGCCGCATTGGCTGCGCCTGCCTCGCCAATGGCGAAAGTGGCCACCGGCACGCCCTTGGGCATTTGCACGATGGACAGCAGCGAATCCTCACCGCGCAGATACTTGGACGGCACGGGCACGCCGAACACCGGCACCTCCGTCAAGGCGGCCATCATGCCCGGCAAATGGGCGGCGCCGCCTGCGCCGGCAATAATGGCGCGCAGGCCGCGCTGACGGGCTACGGCGCCGTATTCGGCCATATCCTGAGGCATGCGGTGCGCGGAAATCACACGGGCCTCGAAGGGCACGCCGAAGGATTCCAGCATCGCCACCGCGTTCTTCATGACCTCCCAGTCGCTGGAAGAACCCATGATGACGCCCACCAGAGGGCTGAGGGAGGAAGAAGAAACTGCCGAGTGTTGTGTGGTCATGACCAAAAGCGCGCCGCCTGGGCAAGGATGGATAGCAACCAGGCCGGGCAATGCCCGGCCGCTAAGCCCTTTATTTTACCCGGCCCGGCGCGGCCTGCCGGGGGAAAACGCCCTAGCCGCTGTTTTCCAGGCGGAGACGGTTCTCCGGGAACCGTCTCCGTCCCGAGATCAGGCAGTCAGACGATCCAGCGCTTCGCGGTACTTGGCCGCAGTCTTTTCGAGCACGTCGGCAGGCAGGCGCGGAGCGGGAGGCGTCTTGTCCCAGGTTTGCGTTTCGAGCCAATCACGCACGAACTGCTTGTCGAAAGACGGCGGGCTGATGCCTTCGCGATAGCCGTCGGCCGGCCAGAAGCGCGAGGAGTCCGGCGTCAGGACTTCGTCCATCAGGTGCAGCGTGCCCTGATCGTCCAGACCGAATTCGAACTTGGTATCGGCAATCATGATGCCCTTGGTCGCGGCGAATTGCGCAGCCTCGCTGTACAGACGCAGCGTGACGTCGCGGATGCGCTCGGCCATTTCCTGGCCGACTTCCTTGACCACGTGCGCGAAGTCGACGTTTTCGTCGTGCATGCCGAACTCGGCCTTGGCGGCGGGCGTGAAAATGGCTTCGGGCAGCTTGCTGGCCTGATTCAGGCCGGCGGGCAGCTTGATGCCGCAAACCGCACCCGTTGCCTGATAGTCTTTCCAGCCCGAACCGATCAGGTAGCCGCGCGCGACGGCTTCGACCAGAATGGGCTTGAGACGCTTGACCACGACCGCGCGCCCCTTGACCTGCTCGACCTCGTCGGGCGCTACGACGTCTTCAGGCGCAATACCGGTCGAGTGGTTGGGCAGAATGTGGGCCAGCTTCTTGAGCCAGAACTCGGTCAGCTCGGTCAGCACCTGGCCTTTGCCCGGAATCGGGTCATCGAGAATGACGTCGAAAGCGGAGATGCGGTCGGTCACCACGATCAGCAACTTGTCGTCGCCGACCGCGTACATATCACGCACCTTGCCCCGCCCCAGAAGAGGCAGGGACTTGATGCTGGATTCATGCAAAGCGGAAGTCACGGAATGGGCCTATGGCAGTAAAGATCCCGTCGGCGGCTGACGGGAGGAGACGGCGGAGCCGGCCAGCAGGGCGATGACTGCCCCGCCGCGCACCGCCGTTTGCGCATTAGCGCAGAAAACAGCGGCGATGCGCTTATTGCACAAGCTGAGCCAGCTTGCCGGCAGCGTACTGCTGGGCAATTTCGGCCAGCGGAATCGGTTTGATCTTGCTGCCGTTGCCGGCTGCGCCGAACTCGGTGTAACGCGCCACGCAGATCGCCTTGGCGGCGGCGCGGGCGGGCTTGAGGTATTCACGCGGGTCAAACTTGCCCGGATTTTCGGCAAAGAAACGACGCACGGCGCCCGTCATGGCCAGACGGATATCGGTGTCGATGTTGATCTTGCGCACGCCATATTTGATGGCCTCCTGGATTTCCTCGACGGGCACGCCATAGGTTTCCTTCATGTCGCCGCCGAATTCGCGGATCTCGGCCAAGAGTTCCTGGGGCACGCTGGAGCTGCCGTGCATCACCAAGTGGGTATTGGGCAGGCGGGCGTGGATTTCCTTGATGCGCTTGATCGAGAGGATGTCGCCGGTGGGCTTACGCGTGAACTTGTAGGCGCCGTGGCTGGTGCCGATGGCGATGGCCAGTGCGTCGAGCTGGGTACGGCGCACAAAGTCGGCGGCCTGCTCGGGATCGGTCAGCAATTGTTCCAGCGTGAGCTTGCCGTCGGCGCCGTGACCATCTTCCTTATCGCCTTCCATGGTTTCCAGCGAGCCCAGGCAGCCCAGTTCGCCTTCCACCGTCACGCCCAGTTTGTGGGCCATGTCGACCACCTTGCGGGTCACTTCGACGTTGTATTCGTAGTCAGCGATGGTTTTGCCGTCTTCCTTCAGGGAGCCGTCCATCATGACGCTGGAAAAACCCAGATTGATGGCGCCTTGACAGACCGCCGGGGACTGCCCGTGATCCTGGTGCATGACGACCGGAATATGCGGATACGACTCGACAGCAGCCTGGATCAGGTACTTCAGAAAGCCTTCGCCCGCATATTTGCGCGCGCCGGCCGAGGCCTGCATGATGACCGGGCTGTCGGTCTCCGCAGCGGCTTCCATAATGGCCTGGACCTGCTCCAGATTGTTGACATTGAAGGCGGGGATGCCATAACCGTGCTCGGCGGCATGGTCGAGCAACTGGCGCATGGAAACGAGGGCCATAACAAGGACTCCTGAATTCTCGTATTGATGGATGATGAAATCCGGCTTAATCGCATGATTTTAGCCGTCTTTCATCCCGCGTCTTATGGGATGGCCTCAGGGCGTAACATCTTCACGCGCTTTACCTCCCCCGCGATCCGTCCCCGAGCTGACAACTAGCTGTCAGCTTTGGAGAACCATCATTCGGTCCTACGTTCCGTCCATCTGACGGACATCACCGCGGACTTCATCTGTACTTTCCATGAATACTAAAAAGCTGACACGCTATATCGGCATCTCCATGGTGCTCGGTATTGCGGTGGGTTATCTCTGCAACCGCTATGCGCAGGATGCGCAACATGCTAAGGAACTGGCCTCCTACTTCAGCATGGTGACCGACATCTTCCTGCGCCTGATCAAGATGATCATCGCGCCGCTGGTGTTCGCCACCCTGGTCTCAGGCCTGGCCAGTATGACTGACGGGGCTGCGGTCGGCCGCATCGGTTTGCGCGCCATGCTGTGGTTTATCGTCGCCTCGGCCACCTCCCTGCTGCTGGGCCTCTTGCTGGTCAATCTGTTCCAGCCCGGCGCCCAACTGGGCCTGGCCTTGCCCGACGCCAGCGCCACCACCAGCCTGAAAACCGGCGACTTCACGCTCAAGGCTTTCATTACCCATGTCTTCCCGCGCAGCATCATGGAAGCCATGGCCAACAATGAAATCCTTCAGATTCTGGTGTTCTCGCTGTTTTTCGGCGCAGCGCTTGCCTTTGTGCGGCGCAGCGGCCACACCACCATCGTTTCGGCCATTGATGAACTGGCCAAGGTGATGTTCCGCGTGACCGACTACGTCATGCGATTCGCGCCGCTGGGCGTGTTTGCCGCCATGGCGGCCGCCGTCACGACGGAAGGGCTGGGCGTGCTGGTGAGTTATGGCAAGCTGATTGGCGAGTTCTATCTCGGCCTGGCCCTGCTGTGGGCGCTGCTGTTCGGCGTGGGCTATCTCTTTTTGCGTCGTGATGTGGGCCGCCTCGGCGGGCTGATCAAAGAGCCCATCCTGCTGGCCTTCTCGACAGCCAGCAGCGAATCGGCCTACCCCAAGACCATCGAGGCGCTGACGCGCTTCGGTGTATCGCCGCGCATTTCCGGCTTCGTGCTGCCGCTAGGCTATTCCTTCAACCTGGATGGCTCCATGATGTATCAGTCCTTCGCGGTGCTTTTCATCGCGCAGGCCTATGGCATCGACATGAGCTTCACGCAGCAACTCATGCTCTTGCTCGTGCTCATGGTGACCAGCAAGGGCATGGCAGGCGTGGCGCGCGCCTCGCTGGTCGTGGTGGCCGCAACCCTGCCGATGTTCAATCTGCCAGAGGCCGGTCTGCTGCTCATCATCGGCATCGATCAGTTCTTCGATATGGGCCGTACCGCCACCAACGTGGTCGGCAACAGCCTGGCTACGGCCGTCATCGCCAAGATGGAAGGCGACCGCGCCAGCGACGACGAAATCGCGTCGGCCAGCGCCGAAGACGAGGCCCAGGCTTAAAGCAAGCGGGCGGGCTTGCCCGCCCTCGCCCCTCGGCCTACATCAGCCCAGCGCCTGCTCTTCGGTATCCGGGATCAGGCGCTTGCCCAGGCTCAAGACATCGTCGGGCGCAAAGCCCATCGACGCATAAAACTGCTGTACTGCGGCATTGTCACGGCGAATTTGCAGATTGACTTTGGGACAGCCGGCCGCCAATAGCCGCGCCTGCGCCGCCGCCATCAAGGCGCGGCCATAGCCGCGTTTCTGCCAGGCCGGATCAACCGCCAGATAGTTGATCCAACCGCGATGTCCGTCGTAGCCGGCCATCACACTGGCCACCACCCCTCCTTCGATCTCCCCCACCAAAAACCATTCCGACTGCACGGTCAGTTTGCGGGCGATATCTCTATAGGGACTATTCCAAGGCCGCGTCAGGCCGCAGACGCGCCAAAGCGCGACAACCTGCGCTTCATCGTGATGCGCATAGGGCCGGATTTTCAGGAATGCTGCGGTCATGCTGTGACTCCTTCGGGTTGAAAATTTCTTGAACCGAAGGTCAGATCTGTTCCGCGTGAAAAACAAAAAGGCCACGATTACAGATCGTGGCCTTCGGTAGGGACGCGGCGCGCGCGCTGACCAGCCACTCAACAACGTTGAGTGATTCGTCGGACAGCAATACGGGACGCGGCGGACATCGTATTCATGGGTCATAGACTACCTGCGCCCGGAGCGCCAGGCAAGTCATCTGTACGTCAACATCAAGCCTGTTGCACGCCTACTCGCGGATCAGCGCCCCCTGCCTGCGACGCCTCGCTCATGGACGGACTTTGAACGCGGCCTATTTTCCCGCCACGAGGCATTGCAGGCGCCTATTCGATGCCTGACGGAAATCTGAACAAAAACGCCTGAAACCCCTTTTTTTAAGGGGGTATCTGACACTGTCCTGAACCGAAAAACAAGGCTGTGGTTTTGCCGCAATAGTACTTACGCCTAGTCGAACAAATTCCCTTGAAC includes:
- the purE gene encoding 5-(carboxyamino)imidazole ribonucleotide mutase; translation: MTTQHSAVSSSSLSPLVGVIMGSSSDWEVMKNAVAMLESFGVPFEARVISAHRMPQDMAEYGAVARQRGLRAIIAGAGGAAHLPGMMAALTEVPVFGVPVPSKYLRGEDSLLSIVQMPKGVPVATFAIGEAGAANAALHAIATLATTDDALHAKLLAFRASQTEAARNMTLPV
- a CDS encoding phosphoribosylaminoimidazolesuccinocarboxamide synthase; translation: MTSALHESSIKSLPLLGRGKVRDMYAVGDDKLLIVVTDRISAFDVILDDPIPGKGQVLTELTEFWLKKLAHILPNHSTGIAPEDVVAPDEVEQVKGRAVVVKRLKPILVEAVARGYLIGSGWKDYQATGAVCGIKLPAGLNQASKLPEAIFTPAAKAEFGMHDENVDFAHVVKEVGQEMAERIRDVTLRLYSEAAQFAATKGIMIADTKFEFGLDDQGTLHLMDEVLTPDSSRFWPADGYREGISPPSFDKQFVRDWLETQTWDKTPPAPRLPADVLEKTAAKYREALDRLTA
- the fba gene encoding class II fructose-bisphosphate aldolase (catalyzes the reversible aldol condensation of dihydroxyacetonephosphate and glyceraldehyde 3-phosphate in the Calvin cycle, glycolysis, and/or gluconeogenesis): MALVSMRQLLDHAAEHGYGIPAFNVNNLEQVQAIMEAAAETDSPVIMQASAGARKYAGEGFLKYLIQAAVESYPHIPVVMHQDHGQSPAVCQGAINLGFSSVMMDGSLKEDGKTIADYEYNVEVTRKVVDMAHKLGVTVEGELGCLGSLETMEGDKEDGHGADGKLTLEQLLTDPEQAADFVRRTQLDALAIAIGTSHGAYKFTRKPTGDILSIKRIKEIHARLPNTHLVMHGSSSVPQELLAEIREFGGDMKETYGVPVEEIQEAIKYGVRKINIDTDIRLAMTGAVRRFFAENPGKFDPREYLKPARAAAKAICVARYTEFGAAGNGSKIKPIPLAEIAQQYAAGKLAQLVQ
- a CDS encoding 5-(carboxyamino)imidazole ribonucleotide synthase, with the protein product MSQSRSELFVAPGAWLGLLGGGQLGRMFCHAAQSLGYRVAVLDPAEECPAGMVADLHIRAAYDDPQGLQALAQRCAAVTTEFENVPADSLRALAAQCRVTPSGDAVAVVQDRIAEKRFIAAQGIPVAPHAAVGAEADLVAAPDTLFPGILKVARLGYDGKGQARVANRQEALAAFTEFGGVPCVLEALLPLDHEISVVIARAVDGASVVFPIARNVHRDGILAVSTVGQDEGSALQAQARAAAQAIARGLDYHGVLCVEFFVLRDGSLVVNEIAPRPHNSGHYSMDACVTSQFEQQARVMAGLPLGSADLMAPVVMLNLLGDLWFEGETQREPDWSAALSVDAAKLHLYGKRDARHGRKMGHVNIVGATLDEARRGAARVAQALGLPDPDHE
- a CDS encoding L-threonylcarbamoyladenylate synthase, whose amino-acid sequence is MSDAQIQAAARRLLEGGLVAFPTETVYGLGADAENAQAVAGIYAAKGRPANHPVIVHIAPQGDPGYWASEVPPEASKLIEAFWPGPLTLILKRRPGVGEAVSGGQDSIGIRCPSHPVAQALLAAFAAQKPGGQGGVAAPSANTFGHVSPTLAAHVRSEFPREVAAGMPVLDGGASEVGIESTILDLSRLDQGMGPVLLRPGHISAEQIAQVLGVAVRRPDAAAPRASGTLKAHYAPRTPLELVDRASRPLGKIHGRIALVAYSWPPQEGDGLIWHRVPADPARYAQALYATLRELDAQGYERIWVEAPPTDAAWDAVNDRIGRAAAAFSLDTSGLAEGKTP